AGCACCGCAACCAGACACCCCCCCCCACGACCACGGCGCGCCCGTAGACGGCCGTTGCCTGAGGCCTAGTACGGCAGTCGGACTTCGTGGACTGATGTGAAGTGGCACGGTTGAGCTGCAAGGATTCCTGCCCGGCCGCGAGCTCCAGTACCAGGGCGGCGACCTTTGCGGGGTCGTCCCTCCACCGCTCGGCGACCTCGGCCCCGGCAGCCATCAACTCCATCGCCGCGCCCTGCTCCACCGTCGGCAGCGGCACCCCCTGCACGTTGCCCGGCCCGCTCCGGGCGGGCCGGGCCGGTTTCCGTTGCCTCGATCTGAGCCGACTGCTGGAGGTCCTCCAGGCTGGCCGCGGCGGCCGGAACAGCCTGGAGCATCTTGGCGACGTGCCGGTCCTGGGCGTGCAGCTGGAGTTGGTCGACCCGGTTGTCGAAGCCGACCCGGCCGGTGCCGGTGAGGACCAACAGCAGCCGTGGGAAGCGCACGTACCGGCGCTCCCACAGCGGCACCCGGCCGCCTTTGCTCGGCCGCGATGGTGCCCGCGCGGATTCCGGCCGGGAGCGTCTTCGTCGACCAGTAGCGGGCATAGGTGTTCAGCTTCGACGCCAGCCGCCCGGCACCCATCGTGCCGCGGTCGACCTCCACGAACGCCCGCAGCCGCACCACGTCGCTGTCCGGCTCGCTGACGCCGTAGAACAGCAGGCCGTCCGGGCGCACCGAGCCGTCCCGGCCGGACATCCGGCCCGACCGGCTCACCAACCCAGTCCTCCTGCACGGAAAACAGTCCGGCCCCCGGTCATGTGCGTCTTGCGGCGTCACCGGCGTCACCGGCGGACCGGTCGGTGCGGACGGTGCAGCGCAGGCTGCGGGTGGCCCGCGAGGCTTTACCGGGCGCCGGTGGCGATCTGGCCGTAGTCGATCCAGCCGGGACTGTTCCAGCCGTCGCCGCCGTTGTTCAGGAACGCGGTGACGGTGCCGGTGGTGACCAGGTAGTCGGCGTGGGCGTCGCTGTTGATGTCCGCCAGTGCCACCGCGTTCTTGTCCGTGGTCTGGCCGACCGCCGTCCGGCCGTGGTCGGCTCAGCCGCCGTGGCCGTCGCCGCCCTTGTTAAGGAAGGTGGTGAGGGAGCCGTCGGGGTTGATCACGTTGTAGTCGGTGCGGCCGTCGCCGTCGAAGTCTGCCAGGCGCAGGCGGGTGCGATCGGTGGTGAGGCCGCCGGCCACCTGGCCCAGGTCGTTCCAGCCGCCGTGGCCGTCGCCGCCGCGGTTGAGGAAGACGTTCACGGCGCCGCCGTCGGCGATGGTGGTGTAGTCGGTATGGCCGTCGCCGTCGAAGTCCGCGAACGTCACCTGGGAGGGGTCGGTGGTCAGTCCGGAGGCGATCTGGCCGAGGTCGTTCCAGCCGCCGTGCCCGTCGCCGCCCTTGTTGAGGAACACGCGCACCGAGCCGTCCTGGTTGATCACCAGGTAGTCGGTGCGGCCGTCGCCGTCGAAGTCGGCGAACCGCACCCGCGCACGATCACTGGTCATCCCCGACGCCACCTGACCCAGGTCACTCCAACCCCCGTGCCCGTCGCCGCCCTTGTTCAGGAATACCCGCACCGAGCCGTCGTCGTTCACGGTCACGTAGTCGGCGCGGCCGTCGCCGTCGAAGTCCGCCCACCGCACCCGGCCCGACCCGCCCGACCGCCTCGGCGGCGGCCGCGTAGTCCAGTCCGACCCACACGCACAGCCGGAAGACCTCCCGTTCGCCGCGCCGCAGCCCGGCCAACGCCCGCTGCACCGCCGCGAGTCGGGCGTGGTCGTCGAGCCGGGTCACCAGATCCTCGGCGAAGTCCGGCACCGGTTCGCGCTCCGGTAGCCGGGCCATCGCCGCCCGGTGCCGCCGCCCGGCCCGCGCCGTGTTCCGCAGCACGTTGGTGGCGATGCCGAACAGCCACGGCCGGACCGACTCCCCGTCCTCCCGGAGTTTCCCGCGCAGCCGCCACGCCTCCAGGAAGGTCAGCGACACCACGTCCTCCGCCGCCGCCCAGTCACCCAGCGCCCGCAGCGCGTACCCGTACAGGGCCTGGGCGTGCTCGTCGAAGAGCTCCCCCAGCGCCGTCTGCTCCCCCGCCCGCAGCCGGGCCCGTTGCGACAGTTCCACACCCCTCCCTGTCCGTCCGTCCGCCCGGGTTCCCGTGAGCCGCGTCACACCAGGGGTCGGTGGGGGCCGGTGCCGGGAGAACGCTAGGGGAGCCGGACCACCGTCCTGGCGCCGGTGTGCTTGACGCAGGTCACCCAGCGGTTGGCGGCGAGGGCGTCGTGGGGTTCGGGGCGCAGGCGGGAGGCGGGGGCGTGGTCGAAGGGGGTGCGGACGGTGGTGGTCCAGCCGTGGGCGGTCAGGGTGGCGGCGGTGTTCGGGCGGGGGCCGGGGGCGAACAGGGCCAGCAGGTCGACGCCGAGCCGTTCGCGGGCGTCCGCGTAGACGGGGGCGGCCCGGACGGTGGGGGACTCCAGGCCGGTCTTGATCTCGTAGGCGAGGGTGCTGCCGGGGGCGCTGAGGCCGTCCAGGGCGGTGGCGACGGCGAGTTCGCTCTCGGCGGGGAGGTACAGGAACAGGCCCTCGGCCAGCCAGGCGACCGGCCGGGACGGGTCGAGTCCGGCGGCGGTCAGGGCGCCCGTCCAGTCGTCGCGCAGGTCGACCGGGACGGTGCGGCGGTGGGCGGTGGGGGCCGCGTCCAGGCGGTCCAGGACGCGCTGCTTGAAGCGGAGCACCTCGGGGCGGTCCAGCTCCCACACGGTGGTGCCGGCCGGCCAGGGCAGTCGGTGGGCCCGGCTGTCCAGCCCGGCGCCGAGCAGGACGACCTGCCGGGTGCCGGCGGCGGTCGCGGCGAGCAGGTGGTCGTCCAACACCCGGGTGCGCAGGGCGAAGTAGGTGGCCAGCCGTTCCCAGACCGGGTCGCCCGGGACCACCCGGGCCGGGTCGTCCGGCCAGTCGGCGCAGCCGGGCGAGGCGCGGACGAAGTGGGCGGCGAACGGGTCGACGGCCAGCGCCTCGCTCCGGCGCGCCTCCAGCGCGCGGGCGTTGGCGACCAGCAGAGCGGTCCGGCCGACCCCGGCTTCGACCCCGGGGTCGGGGCGGGCGGAATCGGGGCGGGCGGGGCCGGTGGTGCCGGGGCTGGTGATGCCGAGTGCGGTCACTGCCGGGCCGCCGTGGTGCGGTGGGTCTCGTGGGTCCCGTGGGTTCCGGGCATGGCTCTCTCGCAGAGGGTAGGGGTGAGGGTGTGCGGGTGGTGCGGGGTGCGGTCGGGCGGGGGTGGTCACCGCCGGGCCGCTGCGGCCCCGGTCTGCTCCGACTCGGCCCCGGTCTGCTCCGACTCGGCGCCGGTGGCACCGGCGGGATGGGCGGGCCCGGCGGGAGGGGTGGGCCCGGCGGGCTCGGTGGGATCGGGGAAGGCGGGGAACTCGGTGAGTTCGGTGAAGGGTCGGCGGTCCAGGTCGGTGATCCGCGCGCCGTAGACCCGGCTCATGAAGCGCAGGATGTCGGCGTCCGCCAGGTGCAGGGCGGTGGTGCAGTCGCGCAGTACGGTGAGGTGGAAGCCGCGCTGGAAGGCGGTGCGGGCGGTGGAGTCCACGCAGACGTCGGTGAACAGGCCCGCCAGGACGAGGTGGCGCAGGCCGCGGCGGCGCAGGTGGGGTTCGAAGTCCGGGTCCTGGAAGGTGTCGAAGCAGGCGCGCTTGGTGAACACCGCCTCCTCGGGGCGGGGCCGCACGCCGTGGAACTCGGCGCCCCAGCTGCCCTCCAGGCACTTGGGCCGCTTGCCGAGCCGGGCGTCCCGGCGCTGCCAGGCCGAGCCCTGGTAGGCGGGGTCGCCGAGGAAGCGGACGAACAGCACTTCGACGCCCGCCTCCCGGGCCAGCCGCACCGCGCGGACGCTGCCCTCGACGGCCCGGGCCAGCAGCGCGGGGTCGCCGGGGAAGCGGGCGGCGGCGACCTCGCCCGCGCAGAAGTCGTTCTGGAGGTCGACCACCACCAGCGCCGTCCCGGCGGAGGCGTCCGGGCTCCGGTCGGCCCGGTCGGCCCGGTCGGCCCGGTCGTCCCGGGCCCCGGGCACCGCGGCGGCCACGCCCTCGGTACCCGCCGCGCCCTCGGTACCCGCCGCGTCCTCGGCGCCCGCCGCGTTCCCGGCGCTCTCCGCGCTCATCGGGAGCCCGCCGGCGCGGCAGCGGTGTCGGCCGTGGCACCGTCGGCGGTTCCGGCCGGGCTCGGCACGAACGTTCCTGCAAGGGCGGAGAGGACCGCGTCCACGACCGCGGTGGTGCCGGCCGTCCCGCCGAGGTCGGGGGTGCGGGCTCCGGCGGCCTGGGCGGCGGTGATCGCGGCTTCGACGGCGGCCTCCGCGCCCGGGCAGTCGGCGTGCCGTTCGGCGATCCGGGCGGCGGCCCGGACGGTGGCGACGGGGTTGACCAGGTCGCGGCCCGCGAGGTCGTCGGCGGAGCCGTGCACGGTCTGGTACTCGGTGAGTCCGGCCAGCTCCGGGTGCAGGTGGACGTTCTCGGTGCAGCGGTTCTCCTGCCGTTCGGAGCCGTAGCGGTCGAGCAGGACGACGTGCATGATGTCGGCCCACTCGTTGCCGGCGACCAGCAGGGTGCGGTCCTCGGGGCCGTGCGCGATCAGGTTGCGGTTCACCGTGTCGGGCTGGAACAGGGCGACGTCCAGGCCGAGTTCGGCGGACAGGCCCTCCGCCCAGTCGTCCAGCGCCCCGTCCAGCAGGTGGTACTTGTAGGCGAGTTGCACCCGGGCGGGGCCCTCGGCCCACAGTTCGCGGGCGCGGCGCACCGCGTAGCGCACCACCTGTTCGGTGACGTCGCGGCTGAACTCCATGGTGCGTACCACCT
This is a stretch of genomic DNA from Kitasatospora fiedleri. It encodes these proteins:
- a CDS encoding replication-relaxation family protein, producing MSGRDGSVRPDGLLFYGVSEPDSDVVRLRAFVEVDRGTMGAGRLASKLNTYARYWSTKTLPAGIRAGTIAAEQRRPGAAVGAPVRALPTAAVGPHRHRPGRLRQPGRPTPAARPGPARRQDAPGCSGRRGQPGGPPAVGSDRGNGNRPGPPGAGRATCRGCRCRRWSRARRWS
- a CDS encoding FG-GAP repeat domain-containing protein, coding for MRWADFDGDGRADYVTVNDDGSVRVFLNKGGDGHGGWSDLGQVASGMTSDRARVRFADFDGDGRTDYLVINQDGSVRVFLNKGGDGHGGWNDLGQIASGLTTDPSQVTFADFDGDGHTDYTTIADGGAVNVFLNRGGDGHGGWNDLGQVAGGLTTDRTRLRLADFDGDGRTDYNVINPDGSLTTFLNKGGDGHGG
- a CDS encoding RNA polymerase sigma factor; the protein is MELSQRARLRAGEQTALGELFDEHAQALYGYALRALGDWAAAEDVVSLTFLEAWRLRGKLREDGESVRPWLFGIATNVLRNTARAGRRHRAAMARLPEREPVPDFAEDLVTRLDDHARLAAVQRALAGLRRGEREVFRLCVWVGLDYAAAAEAVGRVGPGAVGGLRRRRPRRLRDRERRRLGAGIPEQGRRRARGLE
- a CDS encoding SAM-dependent methyltransferase, with amino-acid sequence MTALGITSPGTTGPARPDSARPDPGVEAGVGRTALLVANARALEARRSEALAVDPFAAHFVRASPGCADWPDDPARVVPGDPVWERLATYFALRTRVLDDHLLAATAAGTRQVVLLGAGLDSRAHRLPWPAGTTVWELDRPEVLRFKQRVLDRLDAAPTAHRRTVPVDLRDDWTGALTAAGLDPSRPVAWLAEGLFLYLPAESELAVATALDGLSAPGSTLAYEIKTGLESPTVRAAPVYADARERLGVDLLALFAPGPRPNTAATLTAHGWTTTVRTPFDHAPASRLRPEPHDALAANRWVTCVKHTGARTVVRLP
- a CDS encoding cysteine hydrolase family protein — translated: MSAESAGNAAGAEDAAGTEGAAGTEGVAAAVPGARDDRADRADRADRSPDASAGTALVVVDLQNDFCAGEVAAARFPGDPALLARAVEGSVRAVRLAREAGVEVLFVRFLGDPAYQGSAWQRRDARLGKRPKCLEGSWGAEFHGVRPRPEEAVFTKRACFDTFQDPDFEPHLRRRGLRHLVLAGLFTDVCVDSTARTAFQRGFHLTVLRDCTTALHLADADILRFMSRVYGARITDLDRRPFTELTEFPAFPDPTEPAGPTPPAGPAHPAGATGAESEQTGAESEQTGAAAARR
- a CDS encoding isocitrate/isopropylmalate family dehydrogenase, translated to MTAPLIALAVGRGTGPDLAPVFERVLDRITRLHGRQVRVERSPRTYHSYVSLRAEAAGTAEIAALTEQDAAHYERFCRDQAAAGARAVFRTAINAQSLYLVRQRLAAVKVEPLTAGTARLLLVRDQAQGFYTGENLHTPGKVVRTMEFSRDVTEQVVRYAVRRARELWAEGPARVQLAYKYHLLDGALDDWAEGLSAELGLDVALFQPDTVNRNLIAHGPEDRTLLVAGNEWADIMHVVLLDRYGSERQENRCTENVHLHPELAGLTEYQTVHGSADDLAGRDLVNPVATVRAAARIAERHADCPGAEAAVEAAITAAQAAGARTPDLGGTAGTTAVVDAVLSALAGTFVPSPAGTADGATADTAAAPAGSR